One Halalkalicoccus tibetensis genomic region harbors:
- a CDS encoding alpha/beta hydrolase, whose product MTTVTREGVSIRYEVEGEGETVALLGDLGLGAWQWGWQHAALAGPYEVLVHDARGTGRSDAPPGPYSVAELAADLEAVLADHGARRAHLVGAGLGGMVALQYAREYGRARSLVLIGTSPGGPDARLPREPRERLFAPPDEPEARRESLSALLSEGFRDEQPEVCEGIAEWRAAGDANRAGWEAQNAAFEGFDASDWLHELTVPSLVVHGEADGVVPVGNADPLAAGLPRGSLETYAGAGHGVWIERSRPVNDRILSFFEDVE is encoded by the coding sequence ATGACGACCGTGACTCGCGAGGGGGTCTCGATCCGCTACGAGGTCGAGGGGGAGGGTGAGACGGTGGCCTTGCTCGGCGACTTGGGGCTCGGCGCCTGGCAGTGGGGCTGGCAGCACGCCGCGCTCGCGGGACCCTACGAGGTTCTGGTCCACGACGCGCGGGGGACGGGCCGCTCGGATGCCCCGCCGGGGCCCTACTCGGTCGCGGAGCTGGCCGCGGATCTGGAGGCCGTCCTCGCGGACCACGGCGCTCGCCGGGCGCATCTCGTCGGGGCGGGGCTGGGCGGGATGGTCGCCCTGCAGTACGCCCGCGAGTACGGGCGCGCCCGGAGCCTCGTTCTGATCGGGACGAGCCCCGGCGGGCCCGACGCGCGCCTGCCCCGCGAGCCCCGCGAGCGTTTGTTCGCGCCGCCCGACGAGCCCGAGGCCCGCAGAGAGTCGCTCTCGGCGCTGCTCTCGGAGGGGTTTCGCGACGAGCAGCCCGAGGTATGCGAGGGGATCGCCGAGTGGCGGGCGGCGGGCGACGCGAACCGGGCGGGCTGGGAGGCCCAGAACGCGGCGTTCGAGGGCTTCGACGCGAGCGACTGGCTCCACGAGCTGACGGTGCCGAGCCTGGTCGTTCACGGCGAGGCCGACGGGGTCGTCCCAGTCGGGAACGCCGACCCGCTCGCCGCGGGGCTGCCGCGGGGCTCGCTCGAGACCTACGCTGGCGCCGGCCACGGGGTGTGGATCGAGCGCTCGCGACCGGTCAACGACCGGATCCTGTCGTTCTTCGAGGACGTTGAGTAA
- a CDS encoding type 1 glutamine amidotransferase, whose translation MSPPRLAVLDASHGDRNTKRNFRRELDASLVEFDVTDGQLPDTFEYDGAIVTGSRSSVYWDEPWIPPLKGWVGDAVDRDIPFLGVCYGHQLLADVLGGTVEGMGEYEIGYNPITHTGDSPLFDGIDEEFLAFTTHSDAVVDLPPGAEPLAENEYSNHGFRKGDVFGVQFHPEYDMETAEGLTRRKNIDEERRDQVLAGITPENYTAACEAKLVFDNFLEFVSERREQPVAAD comes from the coding sequence GTGAGTCCCCCACGTCTTGCGGTTCTCGACGCCTCCCACGGAGACAGGAACACGAAACGAAACTTCCGGCGCGAACTCGACGCCTCGCTCGTCGAGTTCGACGTCACCGACGGACAGCTCCCTGATACGTTCGAGTACGACGGCGCGATCGTCACCGGCTCGCGCTCGTCGGTCTACTGGGACGAGCCCTGGATCCCGCCGCTGAAGGGGTGGGTCGGCGACGCGGTCGACCGGGACATCCCCTTCCTCGGGGTCTGTTACGGCCACCAGCTGCTGGCGGACGTGCTCGGCGGCACCGTCGAAGGGATGGGCGAGTACGAGATCGGCTACAACCCGATCACCCACACCGGCGACTCGCCGCTGTTCGACGGGATCGACGAGGAGTTCCTCGCCTTCACGACCCACTCGGACGCCGTCGTCGACCTCCCGCCGGGCGCCGAACCCCTCGCCGAGAACGAGTACTCGAACCACGGCTTCCGGAAGGGCGACGTCTTCGGCGTCCAGTTCCACCCCGAGTACGACATGGAGACCGCCGAGGGGCTGACCCGACGCAAGAACATCGACGAGGAGCGTCGAGACCAAGTCCTCGCCGGGATCACCCCGGAGAACTACACCGCCGCCTGCGAGGCGAAGCTCGTCTTCGATAACTTCCTCGAGTTCGTTTCCGAGCGCCGCGAGCAGCCGGTCGCCGCCGACTGA
- a CDS encoding acyl-CoA dehydrogenase family protein, which yields MLDYVGLEEELTDGERAFRDEAREFADERVRPTIADHYEAGTFPEEIIPEMGEHDFFAPNLEGYGLPNVSETAYGLLMQELEACDSGLRSMASVQGALVMYPIHAFGSEAQKEEWLPALGEGEAVGGFALTEPEHGSDAGSMETRAERDGDGFVLNGQKRWCTNSPIADVLVVWARDASAEDEPVRGFLVETDRDGLEIDSIDGKLSLRASSSGEFTMDDVRVPEENVLPHVSGMKGPLSCLTQARFGIAWGAVGAARDCFEEAREYATDREQFDTPIGGFQLQQGKLAEMATEITTSQLLAHRLAELKERNELRPQHVSMAKRNNVEMARDQSRIAREMLGGNGITDEYSPMRHMANMETVYTYEGTHDIHTLILGQDLTGLSAFE from the coding sequence ATGCTCGATTATGTGGGTCTGGAGGAGGAGCTGACCGACGGGGAGCGGGCGTTCCGGGACGAGGCACGCGAGTTCGCCGACGAGCGCGTGCGCCCGACCATCGCGGACCACTACGAGGCCGGCACCTTCCCCGAGGAGATCATCCCCGAGATGGGCGAGCACGACTTCTTCGCCCCGAACCTCGAGGGCTACGGTCTCCCGAACGTCAGCGAGACGGCCTATGGCTTGCTGATGCAGGAGCTCGAGGCCTGTGACTCGGGGCTGCGATCGATGGCGAGCGTCCAGGGCGCGCTCGTGATGTACCCCATCCACGCCTTCGGGAGCGAGGCCCAGAAGGAGGAGTGGCTGCCCGCGCTGGGCGAGGGCGAGGCCGTCGGCGGGTTCGCGCTCACCGAGCCCGAGCACGGCTCGGACGCCGGGAGCATGGAGACGCGCGCCGAGCGCGACGGCGACGGGTTCGTCCTGAACGGCCAGAAGCGCTGGTGTACGAACTCGCCGATCGCGGACGTGCTCGTCGTCTGGGCGCGCGACGCCTCTGCGGAGGACGAACCGGTGCGGGGCTTTCTCGTCGAGACCGACCGCGACGGGCTGGAGATCGACTCGATCGACGGGAAGCTCTCGCTTCGGGCCTCCAGTTCAGGGGAGTTCACGATGGACGACGTCCGGGTCCCCGAGGAGAACGTCCTCCCACACGTCTCGGGCATGAAGGGGCCGCTGTCGTGTCTCACGCAGGCGCGCTTCGGCATCGCGTGGGGTGCGGTCGGGGCGGCACGGGACTGCTTCGAGGAGGCTCGCGAGTACGCGACCGACCGCGAGCAGTTCGACACCCCGATCGGCGGGTTCCAGCTCCAGCAGGGCAAGCTCGCGGAGATGGCCACGGAGATCACGACGAGCCAGCTGCTCGCCCACCGGCTCGCCGAGCTGAAGGAGCGCAACGAGCTACGCCCCCAGCACGTCTCGATGGCCAAACGCAACAACGTCGAGATGGCTCGCGACCAGTCCCGGATCGCCCGCGAGATGCTCGGGGGCAACGGGATCACCGACGAGTACTCCCCGATGCGCCACATGGCCAACATGGAGACGGTCTACACGTATGAAGGAACCCACGACATCCACACCCTCATCCTGGGCCAGGACCTCACCGGCCTCTCCGCGTTCGAGTGA
- a CDS encoding flagella cluster protein: MDENDVHAVRHRLKLLRKTAGEERYENRDGVACPACSEPFDELLATDDAERRFDPPDGVGICSVAGDGRLFAFSHRS, from the coding sequence ATGGACGAGAACGACGTTCACGCGGTCCGCCATCGGCTGAAGCTGCTGCGGAAAACCGCGGGCGAGGAACGCTACGAGAACCGTGATGGGGTCGCCTGTCCCGCCTGCTCGGAGCCCTTCGACGAGCTACTGGCGACCGACGACGCCGAGCGGCGTTTCGACCCCCCGGACGGCGTCGGGATCTGTTCGGTCGCCGGGGACGGGCGGCTGTTCGCGTTCTCGCATCGGTCCTGA
- a CDS encoding SpaA isopeptide-forming pilin-related protein — protein MSNDESGTHRLTLQVQDGEGESPDVDVTIDGDGIDGTRTTHSDDGSVTFQLPSGSYEIVDVEPPGYEIDDETPSRFTVENGDETDLLMLSLDE, from the coding sequence ATGTCAAATGACGAGTCCGGAACCCACAGGCTCACGCTGCAAGTGCAAGACGGAGAGGGCGAGTCTCCCGATGTCGACGTAACGATCGACGGCGACGGCATCGACGGGACGCGCACGACTCACAGCGACGACGGTAGCGTCACGTTTCAGCTTCCGAGTGGTTCCTACGAGATCGTCGACGTCGAGCCGCCGGGCTACGAAATCGACGACGAAACCCCGTCCCGGTTTACGGTCGAGAACGGCGACGAAACCGACCTTCTCATGCTCTCTCTCGACGAATAG
- a CDS encoding thiol-disulfide oxidoreductase DCC family protein, which yields MVAVRAPPRLVYDDDCGFCTWCAEYADSRGVFEPVGFSELSPDQRARLPNDYESCVHLLTDDAVYSCGHALEEILARMGAPERTVVKLLRLLPGHERTREPLYRVIAANRSLWGRFLRR from the coding sequence GTGGTAGCGGTCCGCGCGCCACCCCGGCTCGTCTACGACGACGACTGTGGGTTCTGTACGTGGTGTGCGGAGTACGCCGACTCGCGGGGCGTCTTCGAGCCCGTGGGCTTCTCAGAGCTCTCGCCCGATCAGCGCGCCCGGCTCCCGAACGACTACGAGTCCTGTGTCCACCTCCTGACCGACGACGCGGTCTACTCCTGTGGTCACGCCCTCGAGGAGATCCTCGCGCGCATGGGCGCACCCGAGCGCACCGTCGTCAAGCTCCTCCGGCTGCTTCCGGGCCACGAGCGGACCCGCGAGCCGCTCTACCGGGTGATCGCCGCCAACCGGTCGCTGTGGGGTCGCTTCCTTCGTCGTTAG
- a CDS encoding ferredoxin family protein: MAIDPQFDENREKEGTHKGHDVWGPVEEPEQLGIHGTHVAVDFDVCLADGACLEDCPVDVFEWVDTPDHPESEIKADPVNEAQCIDCMLCVDVCPVDAIDVDASRI; the protein is encoded by the coding sequence ATGGCGATCGATCCACAGTTCGACGAGAACCGCGAGAAGGAAGGGACTCACAAGGGTCACGACGTGTGGGGGCCGGTCGAGGAGCCAGAACAGCTGGGGATCCACGGCACCCACGTCGCGGTGGACTTCGACGTCTGTCTCGCGGACGGGGCGTGCCTGGAGGACTGCCCGGTCGACGTCTTCGAGTGGGTCGACACGCCCGATCACCCCGAAAGCGAGATCAAGGCCGACCCCGTCAACGAGGCTCAGTGTATCGATTGCATGCTCTGTGTCGACGTCTGTCCGGTCGACGCCATCGACGTCGACGCGAGCCGGATCTAA
- a CDS encoding DUF6757 family protein: protein MRCHYCDRDAAVSAESDGVRVGLCEEHFQNRLEELAESEELAELQQRLDVDREG from the coding sequence ATGCGCTGTCACTACTGCGACCGCGATGCGGCCGTCAGCGCGGAGTCGGACGGGGTGCGGGTCGGTCTCTGCGAGGAACACTTCCAGAACCGGCTCGAGGAGCTCGCCGAGAGCGAGGAGCTGGCGGAGCTCCAACAGCGCCTCGACGTCGACCGCGAGGGTTAG
- a CDS encoding PHP domain-containing protein: MVHADLHAHTTASDGSMTLAELPAAARAAGVAVVAITDHDRPHPELEGPVTEREGVTLVRGIELRVDSAEGAVDLLGYGVRTTPELEGLVERIQGDRIERGREIIRRVEGLLGVELDLAPAAGLGRPHIARAIAEHPESGYDYEEAFAELIGADCPCYVPREIPGFERGVEVLNGSCSLVGLAHPFRYPDPEAALSLTDELDCVERHYPYGRSVDTDLLDRAIEEYGLLATGGSDAHDDRLGRAGLSEEEYRAIQERLP; this comes from the coding sequence ATGGTCCACGCCGACCTCCACGCCCACACGACGGCCTCCGACGGGTCGATGACGCTCGCCGAACTGCCCGCGGCGGCCCGGGCGGCGGGCGTGGCGGTCGTGGCGATCACCGATCACGATCGGCCCCATCCGGAGCTCGAGGGGCCGGTCACCGAGCGGGAGGGCGTGACCCTCGTCCGGGGGATCGAGCTCCGGGTCGACTCGGCCGAGGGGGCGGTCGACCTGCTCGGCTACGGCGTCCGCACGACGCCGGAGCTCGAGGGGCTCGTCGAGCGGATCCAGGGGGACAGGATCGAGCGCGGCCGCGAGATCATCCGCCGGGTCGAGGGGCTGCTCGGCGTGGAGCTCGACCTCGCGCCCGCTGCCGGGCTCGGCCGCCCGCATATCGCACGGGCGATCGCCGAGCATCCCGAGTCGGGCTACGACTACGAGGAGGCGTTCGCCGAGCTGATCGGGGCGGACTGTCCGTGTTACGTCCCCCGCGAGATCCCGGGCTTCGAGCGCGGCGTCGAGGTCCTGAACGGCTCCTGTTCGCTCGTCGGGCTCGCCCATCCCTTCAGGTATCCGGACCCCGAGGCCGCACTCTCGCTGACGGACGAGCTCGACTGCGTCGAGCGCCACTACCCCTACGGGCGGTCCGTCGACACCGACCTGCTCGACCGGGCCATCGAGGAGTACGGCCTGCTCGCGACCGGCGGGAGCGACGCCCACGACGACCGGCTGGGCCGTGCGGGGCTGAGCGAGGAGGAGTACCGAGCTATCCAGGAGCGACTGCCGTAA
- a CDS encoding DUF2795 domain-containing protein, whose product MCYTSTNALFEDQSYPTTARDLIDSHGEETLELAGGSQTVGEALEIAGDESFESAEEARHAVYAGLGSQAIGRKGYSDRDPDPPGTDGNVPVSF is encoded by the coding sequence ATGTGCTACACGAGTACGAACGCGCTGTTCGAGGACCAGAGCTACCCGACGACCGCCCGTGACCTGATCGACAGCCACGGCGAGGAGACCCTGGAGCTGGCGGGCGGTTCACAGACGGTCGGCGAGGCCCTCGAGATCGCCGGCGACGAGAGCTTCGAGAGCGCCGAGGAGGCACGCCACGCGGTCTACGCCGGGCTGGGAAGCCAGGCGATCGGCCGGAAGGGCTACAGCGACCGCGACCCCGACCCGCCGGGGACCGACGGGAACGTCCCGGTCTCCTTCTAA
- a CDS encoding DUF5784 family protein — protein sequence MARPLRFRHSPESWSVDRVHRDLFRSLDDAIGARCTTPWYRPANGYEARRFDMDNGDTALFVWDDEEAYWMGNTETPSTLWRTEKYTFDEVPYPVAGWAQRELLAGLHDEEPWLVDYPHLSWFFLPVFCSKDGRETTRTFFREHAAGFPDSSREAGCAFYESVLESGVLDEYRYTMASKLGTSDRLDPVRMSATMSEFTVAHLLTEAGYDIVPEIEVTTGHSIDFRAKRNGTGHLVEVTRPLPPTRRAANTAVAAVKETAGTKTSGQLSEHGGGVTLLVDCSSFRDDEWARVNGEKPSVGHRPAAVFRARPSGHVEAYSKGSVPVDLDGAVEWV from the coding sequence GTGGCCCGTCCGCTCCGCTTTCGACACTCCCCCGAGTCCTGGTCGGTAGACCGCGTCCATCGAGACCTGTTTCGCTCGCTCGACGACGCGATCGGCGCGCGCTGTACGACCCCGTGGTACCGGCCGGCGAACGGCTACGAGGCCCGCCGCTTCGACATGGACAACGGCGATACGGCGCTGTTCGTCTGGGACGACGAGGAGGCCTACTGGATGGGCAACACCGAGACGCCGAGCACGCTCTGGCGCACCGAGAAGTACACCTTCGACGAGGTGCCCTACCCCGTCGCGGGCTGGGCCCAGCGCGAGCTGCTCGCCGGGCTCCACGACGAGGAGCCGTGGCTCGTCGACTACCCGCACCTCTCGTGGTTCTTCCTGCCCGTCTTCTGCTCGAAGGACGGTCGCGAGACGACGCGGACGTTCTTCCGGGAGCACGCCGCGGGCTTTCCCGACAGCTCCCGGGAGGCGGGCTGTGCGTTCTACGAGTCGGTGCTCGAATCCGGGGTCCTCGACGAGTACCGTTACACGATGGCGAGCAAGCTCGGCACCAGCGACCGCCTCGATCCCGTCCGGATGAGCGCGACGATGAGCGAGTTCACCGTCGCCCACCTGCTGACGGAGGCCGGCTACGACATCGTCCCGGAGATCGAGGTCACGACCGGCCACTCGATCGACTTCCGGGCGAAGCGAAACGGAACCGGACACCTCGTCGAGGTGACCCGGCCGCTGCCGCCGACCCGCCGGGCCGCGAACACGGCCGTCGCCGCCGTCAAGGAGACCGCCGGGACGAAGACGTCGGGCCAGCTCAGCGAGCACGGCGGTGGAGTCACGCTGCTGGTCGACTGCTCGTCGTTTCGCGACGACGAATGGGCGCGGGTCAACGGCGAGAAGCCGTCGGTCGGCCACCGGCCCGCGGCCGTCTTCCGGGCCCGGCCCTCGGGGCACGTCGAGGCCTACAGCAAGGGATCGGTACCGGTAGACCTCGATGGGGCCGTCGAGTGGGTTTAG
- a CDS encoding DUF5786 family protein — protein sequence MSMGAYDEDEHERREKKNTTVETDFDDDRSEYRGKLEFDSGDSTEALLDQFKRIKSS from the coding sequence ATGTCAATGGGAGCTTATGACGAAGACGAACACGAGCGCCGCGAGAAGAAGAACACGACCGTCGAGACGGACTTCGACGACGACCGCTCGGAGTATCGGGGGAAACTCGAGTTCGACTCCGGCGACTCGACGGAGGCGCTCCTGGATCAGTTCAAGCGGATAAAATCCAGCTAA
- a CDS encoding NAD(P)H-binding protein — MHVLVTGATGFVGERLIEPLLDAGHEVRVFVRDAADYRGPRGVDVYEGDLLEPETIPPALEGIDAVYYLVHSMGGGGEFEEMDRKLAANVRDAASEAGTDRVIYLGGLGDERDELSGHLRSRREVEYVLEEGDYDLTALRAAVVIGGESASFELIEQLAHRLPVMITPRWVRTDCQPIAIDDVIAYLVGALDEPETAGKTLEIGGPDVLTYQEMLHVVSERLGKRLHILPVPVLTPTLSAYWVSLVTDVDHDVAHALAAGLKNPVVVDDDRIERYIPLELTPFETAVERALGE; from the coding sequence ATGCACGTGCTGGTGACGGGCGCGACCGGGTTCGTCGGCGAGCGACTGATCGAGCCGCTGTTGGATGCGGGCCACGAGGTCCGGGTGTTCGTCCGGGACGCCGCCGACTACCGGGGGCCCCGCGGGGTCGACGTCTACGAGGGCGACCTCCTGGAGCCCGAGACGATCCCGCCCGCACTGGAGGGGATCGACGCGGTCTACTACCTCGTCCACTCGATGGGTGGCGGCGGCGAGTTCGAGGAGATGGACCGCAAGCTCGCCGCGAACGTCCGTGACGCCGCGAGCGAGGCCGGCACGGACCGGGTGATCTACCTCGGGGGGCTGGGGGACGAGCGCGACGAGCTCTCGGGCCACCTCCGGTCGCGCCGGGAGGTCGAGTACGTCCTCGAGGAGGGCGACTACGACCTGACGGCGCTCCGGGCGGCGGTCGTCATCGGCGGCGAGAGCGCGAGCTTCGAGCTGATCGAACAGCTCGCCCATCGGCTGCCGGTGATGATCACCCCGCGGTGGGTCCGTACCGACTGCCAGCCCATCGCGATCGACGACGTGATCGCCTATCTGGTGGGCGCCCTCGACGAACCCGAGACGGCGGGAAAGACCCTCGAGATCGGCGGCCCCGACGTACTGACCTACCAGGAGATGCTCCACGTCGTCTCCGAACGGCTCGGGAAGCGTCTCCACATCCTTCCGGTCCCCGTTCTGACCCCGACGCTGTCGGCCTACTGGGTCAGCCTCGTCACGGACGTCGACCACGACGTCGCCCACGCGCTCGCGGCGGGGCTGAAGAACCCCGTCGTCGTCGACGACGACCGGATCGAGCGGTACATCCCGCTCGAGCTCACTCCCTTCGAGACCGCGGTCGAGCGGGCCCTGGGCGAATAG
- a CDS encoding polymer-forming cytoskeletal protein — translation MKRDLSRRKFVALTGGLATVGLAGCSDDEDNGDNGAADENGADDGATDDENGDAADEGNGEAEGDYDDDEDVEIDDEEEGDISTSGSVTLADDADVDGNIEAGGDVDIGADADVDGDVTAEGDVTIGDDADIDGDVTGETVEEGTDVDIDGDVEETG, via the coding sequence ATGAAACGAGATCTCTCCCGACGGAAGTTCGTTGCACTGACAGGTGGCCTCGCGACGGTCGGCCTCGCGGGCTGCTCGGACGACGAGGACAACGGCGACAACGGCGCGGCCGACGAGAACGGTGCCGACGACGGCGCAACCGACGACGAGAACGGCGACGCCGCCGACGAGGGCAACGGCGAGGCCGAGGGCGACTACGACGACGACGAGGACGTCGAGATCGATGACGAGGAGGAGGGCGACATCTCGACCAGCGGCTCGGTGACGCTCGCCGACGATGCGGACGTCGACGGCAATATCGAGGCCGGCGGCGACGTCGACATCGGCGCGGACGCCGACGTCGACGGCGACGTGACCGCCGAGGGCGACGTCACGATCGGCGACGACGCCGACATCGACGGCGACGTGACCGGCGAGACCGTCGAGGAAGGCACGGACGTCGACATCGACGGCGACGTCGAGGAGACGGGCTGA
- a CDS encoding YkgJ family cysteine cluster protein — protein sequence MEVDCAGCAGCCIDWRELAPTDVDHERRGPREPVDDAYNLVPLTRDDVGGFVEEGLGDAMTPRLWAAEEGVEVDGTTLASIGGKPAFFVGLRKPPKPVGPFGTDSGWLPTCSFLDPETLQCRIHGSDVYPEECDEYPGHNLALEQETECERVEDAFGGERLLDGEMPEELSGLLLGPGALGQKVFVHPEPDRLEGTVERLREGRATDADRAEFVAWAMASSPGTTTHNRDAYERGRERVEAASSWVGEAIAEWERRAGDEPEPDLEAIVEENRGAPATPGWEE from the coding sequence ATGGAGGTGGACTGTGCGGGCTGTGCCGGCTGCTGTATCGACTGGCGCGAGCTGGCCCCGACGGACGTCGATCACGAGCGCCGCGGGCCCCGCGAGCCCGTCGACGACGCCTACAACCTCGTTCCCCTGACCCGCGACGACGTCGGGGGGTTCGTCGAGGAGGGGCTGGGCGACGCCATGACCCCGCGGCTCTGGGCGGCCGAGGAGGGCGTCGAGGTCGACGGGACGACGCTGGCGTCGATCGGCGGGAAGCCCGCCTTCTTCGTCGGCCTGCGGAAACCCCCCAAGCCCGTGGGGCCGTTCGGGACCGACTCCGGGTGGCTCCCGACCTGTTCCTTCCTCGACCCGGAGACGCTGCAGTGTCGGATCCACGGCTCGGATGTCTACCCCGAGGAGTGTGACGAATACCCGGGTCACAACCTCGCGCTCGAGCAGGAGACCGAGTGCGAGCGCGTCGAGGACGCCTTCGGCGGCGAGCGGCTGCTCGACGGCGAGATGCCGGAAGAGCTCTCGGGGCTGCTGTTGGGGCCGGGGGCGCTCGGTCAGAAGGTGTTCGTCCACCCCGAGCCCGACCGCCTGGAGGGGACGGTCGAACGCCTTCGAGAAGGGCGGGCGACGGACGCGGACCGCGCGGAGTTCGTCGCCTGGGCGATGGCCTCCTCGCCCGGCACGACGACCCACAACCGGGACGCCTACGAGCGCGGCAGGGAGCGGGTCGAGGCGGCGAGCTCCTGGGTCGGCGAGGCGATCGCCGAGTGGGAACGCCGGGCGGGCGACGAGCCGGAGCCGGATCTCGAGGCGATAGTGGAGGAGAATCGCGGGGCGCCGGCGACCCCGGGCTGGGAGGAGTGA